GCCGGCACCCACGATAGCCACTCGGAAGGGACGCGTCATTCTCACACCTCTCTAGTCAGTCAGTTCCGATTGTATCGGCAACGAAGGTACTCCTAACAAACACGTGACGAAACTCGCATTCTCGTCCCATCTGACAGAATCGGTCGGCGCTTCTCCCCCGTATCATTAGACTCGCCATGTGAACCCAGATCCGTCTCCAGATTCGAATGCTCTTCGCCGAACCGGGTTGGCCAATGGTCTGGCCGCCTACCTGCTGTGGGGGCTCATCCCACTCCTGTTCGCGGCCGCGGCGCCGACCGGTGCGCTCGAGCTCGTGTCCCACCGCGTCATCTGGTCACTGCTCTTCTGCGCCATCCTCCTGGCCTTCACCGGCGGATTCAAGCGCACCTGGAAGATCGTCCGGTCGGGTCGCACGTTCTGGCTGCTCGCCTTGGCCTCCGTGCTCATCGCCGTCAACTGGACGGGATTCGTCTACGGGGTCGAGACCGGTCGCCTCGTCGAGGTGTCGCTGGGTTACTATCTCAACCCCCTCATCTCCATCGGTCTGGGCGTCGTCTTCCTCGGCGAGAAGCTGCGGCCCCTGCAGTGGCTCGCCGCCGGGTTCGGTCTCACCGCCGTCATCATCGTCGGCCTCGGCATCGGGCGGATGCCCTACCTCGCGTTCACGGTCGCACTGTCCTTCGGCCTCTACGGACTGGTCAAGAACAAGGTGGGCGGTCGAGTCGGCGCATTGGAGGGAATGACCGTCGAGTCCGCCGTGCTGGCGATCCCCAGCGCCATCTATCTCCTTGTCCTCGCCTCCCAAGGGCTGTCCACGTTCACAGGCTTCGGCGTCGGCCACGTCATCATCATCCTCGTCACGGGACCGGCCACGGCGATACCGTTGATCCTCTTCAGTGCCGCCGCGCGGAGGATTCCGCTGTCCTGGGTGGGCATGCTGCAGTACATCACGCCGACGATGCAATTCATCACCGGTGTGTTCATCCTCGGTGAGTCGATGTCGACCACGCGGTGGATCGGCTTCTTCGTCATCTGGGTCGCCGTGGTCCTGCTCTGCACCGACATCGTCCGCCGGAGCAGGCGCAGACTGTAGTCGGGGTCGACGCTCACACGGCATTTCGCTTTTTCATCACCGTCCGATTCGCGACCCTGAATCATTGTCCGATTCGCGACCCCGTAAACCATTGACAGCTCTATCGGCTCCATGGTTAATTAGTTAAGTAATTAACCAACATGCATGGAGCCGATGTGATCGACGAAGCCAAACCACTGTTCGCTCAGATCGCCGAGCAGGTCGAAGATTCGATCATCAATGGAACTCTGCCGGAGATGTCTCGAGCACCATCGACCAACGAACTCTCCAGCTTCTACTCGATCAACCCTGCAACTGCGGCCAAGGGAGTGAACCAGCTCGTGGCCAAGGGCGTCCTCGAGAAACGACGCGGCATCGGAATGTTCGTGAAGGAAGGAGCCCGAAC
The Brevibacterium marinum genome window above contains:
- a CDS encoding GntR family transcriptional regulator; translation: MIDEAKPLFAQIAEQVEDSIINGTLPEMSRAPSTNELSSFYSINPATAAKGVNQLVAKGVLEKRRGIGMFVKEGARTLLINEYRTAFSDNFIAPLLTEANRLGLERDDVITLIAERSKEFGSSHGLDPTTTKG
- the rarD gene encoding EamA family transporter RarD is translated as MNPDPSPDSNALRRTGLANGLAAYLLWGLIPLLFAAAAPTGALELVSHRVIWSLLFCAILLAFTGGFKRTWKIVRSGRTFWLLALASVLIAVNWTGFVYGVETGRLVEVSLGYYLNPLISIGLGVVFLGEKLRPLQWLAAGFGLTAVIIVGLGIGRMPYLAFTVALSFGLYGLVKNKVGGRVGALEGMTVESAVLAIPSAIYLLVLASQGLSTFTGFGVGHVIIILVTGPATAIPLILFSAAARRIPLSWVGMLQYITPTMQFITGVFILGESMSTTRWIGFFVIWVAVVLLCTDIVRRSRRRL